CCGTGTCCACGTGTCCGCGGGCGCTCAGGAGTCCAGCCAGTCGGTGATCTCGCCGGTGTGCTCGCCGAGACGGGGCGGCCGGCGGTCGTAACGGGCCGGGGTGCCGGACAGGTTGATCGGATTGGCGACGAGGTCCAGGGCGTCGCCGTCGCCGCCGGCCACCGGCACCCGGGGCGACAGACCGAGCCGCTCGGCGAGCGCGAACGCCTGGCCGAGGTCGTTGACCGGGCCGCAGGGGACACCGAGCGGAGTGAGGTGCCCGAACCATTCCTCCGCCGTGCGGGCCGTCAGCAACTCGCCGAGAATGCCGGCCAGTTCGCCCACATGGGCCACCCGGTCGGCGTTGCCGGCGAAGCGCGGGTCGCTGGCCAGCTCCGGCACGCCGAGGCCGCGGCAGAGCGCCGCGAACTGGCGGTCGTTGCCGACGGCGATCACCAGCGGCTGGTCCTTGGCCCGGAACACCTCGTACGGCGCGATGGACGGGTGCCGGTTGCCCAGGATGCCCGGCACCCGGCCGGCCAGGGTGTACCCGGCGGACTGGTTGACCAGGCTCGACAGCAGGGTGGAGAGCAGATCGACCTCGATGCGCTGCCCCTCGCCGGTCGCGTCCCGGTGCCGCAGCGCGGCCAGCACACCGACCGCCGCGTGCAGCCCGGTGAGCACGTCCACCAGCGCCACTCCGGTCTTCACCGGCTCCCCGGGCGCCGGCCCGGTGACGCTCATCAGTCCGCCCACGGCCTGGATCAGCAGGTCGTACCCGGGCAGCGCGGCCCCCGGCCCGGAGCCGAAGCCGGTGATCGAGCAGTAGACGATCCCGGGGTTCTGGGCCCGCACGTCCGCGTAGCCGAGCCCGTACTTCCCCAGCGTCCCCGGCCGGAAGTTCTCGAACAGCACATCGGCGCGGCGCGCCAGTTCACCGGCGCGCCGCCGGTCGTCCGCGTCGCGCAGATCGAGCGCCACGGAGCGCTTGTTGCGGTTGACGGAGAGGAAGTAGGTGGCCTCGCCGTGCGCGTACGGAGGACCCCAGACGCGGGTGTCGTCGCCGCCCTCGGGATGCTCGACCTTGATGACGTCCGCGCCCAGGTCGGCCAGGAGCATGGTGGCGTACGGCGCGGCCAGCACGCGCCCGAAGTCGGCGACGAGGACGCCGCTCAACGGCAGCGGGACGGAAGCGGTCACGATGTCCTCCTGTCGGAGCCACGCGGGTACACGGTGGTGGTGCGGGACGAGAACTCGCGCGCGGCGCGGCCCTGTTCGCCCGGACCGTACGCGCTCCGACGGCCGCACGCCCTGGTCTCCCGGGCGCGGCGGCCGACCGAGGCCGACATTGTGCGGGCCGCCGGCCCCCGGACGCACTGGACGTGATGGCGCCCCGGTGGGGGGCCGGACACTCCGATCCGTCCATGGCGCGGGGCCCGGAGCGGTGCTAGGTTCCGGGCCCCGCGCGCCCCCAGGTCTCCGGCAGGGCACCGCCGCAGAGCGCCGGGCCCCGGCCGGTCGAAGCCGATCATGCGGGCGTAACCTTTCTGCGCCTACCGGCACCAGCACCCGACCACGCCCGAGGAGACCCGTATGCCCGACGCCCGCCCCCGCCTTCTCTACGTCACCGATCTGGCGTACCAGGCCCGCGGGCGCCGCTACTGCGACGAGGACATCCTGCTCACCTCCCGGCTGCGCGCCCACTTCGACCTGGCACTGTGCCATCCGCTGGACGCGGTGGCGCTGATGGACGGGTACGACGCGGTCGTGGTGCGCAACAGCGGGCCCGTGCTCGGCTACCAGCAGGCGTACGACGCCTTCCGCGCGCGGGCGCTGGAGCGCGGCACCCCGGTGTACAACCCGCTCACCGGCAAGGCGGACATGGCCGGCAAGCGGTATCTGCTCGACCTGACCGACGCCGGGTACCCGGTGATCCCGACCGTCGGCCGGGCCGCTGACCTGGACCGGCTGCCGGCCGTCGACCGCTACGTCTGCAAGCCCCGGCTCGGCGCGGACTCCCTCGGCCTGCGGATCGTCCCCGCCGGCCGGGTCGCCGCCTTCGCCGGGGACGACATGCTGGTACAGCCCTACATCGTCTTCGTCCACGAGATCTCCTTCTACTTCGTGGACGACGACTTCCAGTACGCCCTGTACGCCCCCGACCCGCGCCGCCGCTGGGAGCTGAAGCCGTACCCGGCGACCGCCGCGGACCTGGAGTTCGCCCGGCGCTTCGTCGACTGGAACGACCTCGGCCACGGCATCCAGCGCGTCGACGCCTGCCGCGCCCCGGACGGCGCCCTGCTGCTGGTCGAGCTGGAGGACCTGAACCCCTATCTGTCGCTGGACGCGCTGCCGGAGGGGGACAGGGACGCCTTCGTCGGCGCGGTCACGGCGTCCCTGAGCCGGTTCGTACGGGGAGCGGTCACCCCAGCCTGACGGTGATCCGCTGGCTCACCCCGGCCGTGCCCCTGAGGTCGCCGAAGGCGAGCGTGAGGGAGCGGCCGGTGGTGGCCGAGACGACCGTGGCCGGCGCGGAGGTCACCGCGGCGACCGGCCGCCGCCAGGTCAGGGTCAGACCCGTGCTCATCAGCATCGGATCGCTCACCGCGATCACGGCCGTGCCGTCCGTTCTCGCTGATCATCACCGAACACGGGTCGCTCGCGGTGAGCGTTCCGACCGTTCCGCCGAACCAGAAGTTCACCCCGGTGAACCCGAGCGGGCGGACAAAGACGCCCTGCTGGTCGTCCGTGTTGGCGAGCACGGTCAGCCAGTCGCGCTCCGCCGCCCGGGCCCGCGTCCGTGC
This Streptomyces misionensis DNA region includes the following protein-coding sequences:
- a CDS encoding CaiB/BaiF CoA transferase family protein — protein: MLLADLGADVIKVEHPEGGDDTRVWGPPYAHGEATYFLSVNRNKRSVALDLRDADDRRRAGELARRADVLFENFRPGTLGKYGLGYADVRAQNPGIVYCSITGFGSGPGAALPGYDLLIQAVGGLMSVTGPAPGEPVKTGVALVDVLTGLHAAVGVLAALRHRDATGEGQRIEVDLLSTLLSSLVNQSAGYTLAGRVPGILGNRHPSIAPYEVFRAKDQPLVIAVGNDRQFAALCRGLGVPELASDPRFAGNADRVAHVGELAGILGELLTARTAEEWFGHLTPLGVPCGPVNDLGQAFALAERLGLSPRVPVAGGDGDALDLVANPINLSGTPARYDRRPPRLGEHTGEITDWLDS